The Candidatus Denitrolinea symbiosum DNA window TTCAGGTCGGGGACGGGCAGGGAGGCCGTTTGTCCGCGCCAGAAGCGGTCGGCGATGACGATCGTCTGGGCGTGGAAGATGGCGCTGTCGTTCACATCCCCCTGGACGGCCACGCTCGAATCCCCGCTTTGGAGGAGGCTCTGGCCGCGCCCGGCGGGGCGTTTGCGGCTTTTGGCCGAGGCGCTGCCAGCCTGAATACGCGCCCGCAGTTCGTCAATTTTCTGGTTTACGATGTCGTCGCCCAGTTCGGGGCGCAGGTTTTCAAGGCTGGCGATCTTGGCTTGCAGTTCGGCGATGCTTTCGCGTCGTTTAGGCATCTTCACCTCTACGCGTTGCGCGTAACTGGAGTATATCGAATTCCCGCTTTCTGTGGCTTGCGTTCTTGTAAGGGGCTTTTTCCCTGCCTTTTTTGCCGGGGGAGACGACGCTCGGTTACCGCTCTCCCACCAGGTCGAGCATTTTGTAGGGATCGTAGGCATCGCGCAGGCCGTCGCCGATGTAGTTGACCGAGATGATGGCGAGGAAGATCATCAGTCCGGGGAAGATTCCCAGCCAGGGGTATTTGGTGAAGTGTTCCTGTGCGTTGTCAAGCAGGTTGCCCCACGAGGGCGTGGGCTGCTGGATGCCGAAACCCAGAAAACTCAGTCCCGATTCCTGGATGATGGCGTAGCCCAGGTCGAGCGTGGCTTCCACGATGATGGGGCCGATGGCGTTGGGCAGGATGTGACGGATGATGATCCAGCGGTCAGAGCCTCCCAGGGCGCGCACCGCCGACACGAAGTCCAGTTCGCGCAGCGTGAGGAAGGCGGCGCGCACCAGCCGCGCGAAGGTCATCCAGCCGAAGACGCCGATCACCAGGCTGATGGTGAACACGCTGTTGCGCTCGAGGAGCGGCGCGTTGGTCTCGCGCAGGATGGCGCTCAACAGGATCAGGACGAGAAACGAGGGCAGGGAGAGGAAGGCGTCGGTCAGGCGCATCAGGACGTTGTCGAGCCAGCCGCCATAATAGCCCGCGATGGCGCCGATGGGGACGCCGATGGCAAGCGAGATGCAGACCACCAGCAGCCCAACCATGAGCGAAATCCTCCCGCCGTATAGGACGCGCGTCAACAGGTCGCGGCCCATGGCGTCGGTTCCCATTGGGTGAGACCAGGAGGGCGGCTGGTATTTTTCGGGCGTGTTGGAGGCGGTGGCGCTGTATGGGGAAAGCGGCGCGAGCAGCGCCAGCAGAATCAACAATCCGAGGACGACCGATCCGCCGATGGCGCCCGGGTGGCGGCGGAAGCGCTTCCACACGGCCTGTCCCGCGCTGGCGGGGGGGGCCGCTTCGTTCTGAACGGGGGAGGCGGTTTCCTTCAACGCGTCTCTCACTCGTAGCGCACGCGCGGGTCGAGCAGCGCGTACAGAATGTCGGCCAGCAGGTTGGAGAGGATGATCAGCGCCGCGCCGATGATCAATACCGCCAGCAGGATGGGATAGTCGCGGTTGAGCGCGGCCTGGTAATACAGGCGTCCCATGCCCGGCCAGGCGAAGAGAAACTCCACGAAGACCGCCCCGCTGAAGATGTATGGCGCATCCAGCGCCAGGATGGTGACGAGGGGGATCAACGCGTTGCGCAACGCGTGTTTGAAGACGACCAGCCGCTCCGACGCGCCCTTGGCGCGCGCGGCGCGAAGGTAGTCTTTGTGCATCACGTCCAACATGCTGGAGCGCAGGAAGCGCGAGTACCAGGCGATCCAGCCCAACGCGCCGGTGGCGACCGGCAGGACGAGATGGGCCAGGCGGTCGCCGAGCGCCAGTCCCTGCGCGTGGATGGACATCATCCCGCCCGCGGGCAGGAGCGGCTCGCCGGTGAACGGATTCTTCAGCCAGCCGTAGAAGACGATGATGAGAATCAGTCCCAGCCAGAATTCGGGGATGGCCTGCCCCGCGAACGAAAAGGTGGTGGCGGCGATGTCGAAGCTGGAATACTGGCGGATGGCGGAAAGGATTCCGATGGGAACGGCGATGAGGAGCGCGGTCAGCAGCGTGACGCTCATCAGGTAGATGGTGTTGGGCAGTTTCTGGGCGATCTCGGCCAGGACGGGCTGGCGCGAGCGGAACGAGAAGCCGAAGTCGCCGCGCAGGATTCCCCGCCGCGTGCCGTAACTTTCGAGGAGTCCGTCGCCGTCGGCGTCCACTTTCATCCAGTCGTTGCCCGCCAGCCAGATGAGATATTGGGTCGGCAGGGGTTTATCCAGCCCGAGTTGGCGCTTGAGGATGGCGATCTTTTCCGGGCGGACATGGCGGCTTTGTCCCTGCCCGGCCAACGGTCCGCCCGGCGCGAGATTGACCAGCGCGAAGAACACAACGCTCAGCAGGAAGAGCAGGCCGATGGTCTGGGTCAGGCGCCGGGCGATGTAGGCGGTCATGGAAGATTACTTGGTTAGCGTCCAGTCTGCCGCGTTCCAGGTGACGAGGTCGTTGGCGGAGGTCTGTACGCCGAGCAGCCGCGCGGAATGCGCGTCGGCGTTGACAACGGTGAAGAGGAGCAGTTCCGGCAATTCTTCGTCGAGCAGGGTCGCCATCTTGCAGAAGACCTCCTGCCGCGCCGACTGGTCGAGGGTGGAGGTCTCGTCGAGCAGCGCTTCGAAGTCCGCGTTCACCCAGCGCCCGTAATTGTAGCCCATGTCGGGGACGGCCGCGCCGGCCGAATAGTAGCTTTGCAGGTACTCGGCGGGATCCAGGCCGGTGTAGCCGTCGTCCCAGATGTCCATGTCGAAGTTGCCGCTTTGTTCGATGCCTCCGTCTGCGGTGGCCGCCCACAGCACGCTGCCCTCCACGACGGACAGGTTCAGTTTGACGCCGATCCTGCCGAGCATTTCCGCGATCAACTGCTGGGTGAGTTCGAGCGCCTCGCCGAATTCGGAATAGGTGATGAACTCCATTTCCATCTTGTAGCCTTCTTCGGCGGTTTTACATCCATGGCATTCGCGCACGCCGTCGCCGTCCGTATCCGTCCAGCCGGCCGCTTCGAGCAGGGCGGCCGCGGCGGCCGGGTCGAAGACCGGACGCGGGATGTTGTTGCAGGCGTACGGCGGGCGGAAGAATTCCGTCCACACCGGCTGGGCGTAGCCGAAGTAGAATTCTTTTGAGATGGCGTCCACGTCAATCGCCATGCGGATGGCGCGGCGGACGCGCAGGTCCGAAAGGATCGGGTGAGGCGAGGCGGCGGGATCGGTCGTCCCTTTGGCGGCCAGGTTAAAGAAGATGCGCATCACCCAGCGGTTTTCGGGGCTTATGCTAACCTTGACGTTGGGCGCGTCTTTCAGGTCTTCGATGACCGGCTCGGTCGTCCACATGTCGAGGTCGGCGTCGCCCTTGAGGAGCATCGTCTTGCGGACCTCGCGGTCGGGGACCACGCGCACGATGACGCGGTCGATCGCGGGCTTGCCTTTGACGTAATAGTTCTCGTTGCGGACAAAGGTCAGGTGGTCGCCGGCCATCCAATCTTTCAGGATGTAGGGGCCGTTGCTCAGGGGTTCTCGGGAGCAGTCCCAGGCCGAGAACCCCTGCGAGGCGTCGCAGTAATGCGCGGGCCAGACGACGACCTGCTCGCCGCCGAGTTGCGTCAGGTAGCCGGGGAAGATGCCGTTGTAATGGATGGTGAAGGCGTAATCGTCCACCTTGTCCACGCTGTCAATGTAGTCAACGCCGGGGATCCAGGTGCCTGTGTCGGGGTCCTGGATGGCGGCGAGGGTGAAGAGCGCGTCGTCCGCGGTGACGGGAGTTCCGTCGCTCCACTTCACGTCCTGCCGCATCTTCCATGTGACGTCCATCGTGCCGGCTTCGGGATCGATCGTCACGCCGCCGTTTTCCTCGGTGGGCAATTCCGCGGCCAGTTCGGGGAAGACGTTGCCCTGGGCGTCAATATCCGTCAGCCCGAGCATGACGAGTTCCATCACGAGGGAGTCGTAGCCCGCGTCGGTGATGACCGGGTTGAACGAGGGCGGCTCCTCCGCCACAACGATGACGACGGCCGACTGGTCGGCCGCGCCGCCGCCGGCCGGGGGGTGATTCCCAGCCTGGCATCCGGGCAGGCTGAAGGTCAGGATGCAGATGACGATCCCTATCCAGATTTTTGACGCGGACATCTTCTCCTCCTTTTCACAATTCTGTGAATGATTGGCTGAACGGCGCAATTATTGCACGTTTTCAGGCGAATGTCACGGTTAAAAAAAAAGACTCCCGAAGTTTTCGGCTTCGGAAGTCTGGACGTTGTTTCGGCGGCGGATGGGCCGCGCCCGGCTTACTTGGCGGCGATCTTGATCTTCTTCGGGCGGGCCGACTCGGCCTTGGGCAGGCGGAGCGTCAGCACGCCGTCGGCGATCTTCGCCTCGGCCTTGTCCGCGTTGACGGGGGCGGGCAGGCGCAGCGAGCGGCTGAACTTTCCGCTGGGCAGTTCGCGCAGCAGGTATTCGTTCTCGTCCTGCGGGAACTCGCCCTCCACAGAGACGACCTCTTCGAGGATATTGATGGTCAGGTCGTCGGCTTTGAGGCCCGGCACAAGGGCGGTCAACACAAAGGCGTCCTCCTCGTCACGGACGTTGGCGGCCAGGCGGCGTTCGATGGATTCGTCGGCCATGCGCATCCAGCGGCGCGGCATGGAATGGCGGTGCGGGAAAGGTTGGACGTAGAAAGTCATAATTTAATCTCCATTTACCGATCAGGTTGGTTCGTTGGGCATATCTTATCGCCCGATTGTAAGAAAACCGATAATGAGACTTATACGATATGTAAGAGACCGCCGCCCGCCGCGCGAAGCCAGGCGGATCGTTTACGCGGGGATCGTCACCCGCGGCAGACGCGCCAACGCCTCCTCCGCCGCTTCGGCGGGGTACTCGTAGTCTTCGAGTTCGCCTTGCAGATACTTCTCGTACGCGGCGAGGTCGAAGTTGCCGTGTCCCGACAAATTGAACAGAATGACGCGCGTCTCGCCCCTGGCCTTCGCGTCCAGCGCCTCATCTATCGCGGCGCGGATGGCGTGCGCCGACTCGGGCGCGGGGACGATTCCCTCCGAACGGGCAAATTGGATCGCCGCTTCGAACGTCGCCACCTGCGGGACGGCGACCGCGTCCACCAGCCCCGCGTCGCAAAACGCGGACAGCGAAGGCGCCATGCCGTGATAGCGCAGTCCGCCCGCGTGGATGCCCGGCGGGACGAAGGAATGTCCAAGCGTGTGCATCTTGACGACGGGCGCCATCTTGGCCGTGTCGCCGTAATCGAAGGTGTATGCGCCCTTCGTCAGCGAGGGCGTCGCGGTCGGTTCGACGGCCAGCAGGCGGGCGCGCTGTCCGTTTTTCAAGTTCTCGCGCAGGAAGGGATAGGCGATGCCCGCGAAGTTCGATCCGCCGCCGACGCAGCCGATGACCACGTCGGGATATTCGCCGGCCATGTCCATCTGCTTGAGGGATTCCTCGCCGATGACGGACTGGTGAGTCAGCACGTGGTTCAGCACCGAGCCGAGACTGTACTTCTTCGCGCCGTTCGACGCGGCCGCCACCTCCACCGCTTCCGAGATGGCGATGCCGAGGGAGCCGGGGCTGCCCGGGTCGGCGTCCAGGACCGAACGTCCGTAGTTCGTCCGATCGGTCGGGCTGGCGAAGACCTGCGCGCCGAAGGTCTCCATCAAGATGCGGCGGTAGGGTTTTTGCTGGTACGAGACCTTGACCATGTAGACTTCGAGGTCGAGGCCAAACATCTGGCAGGCCATCGCGAGGGCGGAACCCCACTGACCGGCGCCGGTCTCGGTGGTGAGGGCTTTCGTCCCCGCGATTTTGTTATAGAAGGCCTGCGCGGTGGCCGTGTTGGACTTGTGGCTGCCCGACGGCGAGGCGCCCTCGTATTTATAGTAGATGTGCGCGGGCGTGCCGAGGGCTTTCTCCAGGCGGCGGGCGCGGATGAGCGGGGTGGGACGATAGAGTTTGTAGATCTCGCGCACTTCGTCGGGGATTTGAATGTAGCGCTCGGTCGAAATCTCTTGCAGGATCAAGTCCATCGGGAAGAGTACCGACAGAAAGTCCGGGGTGACCGGCTCGAGCGTCCCCGGATGGAGGACGGGCGTCGGCGCGAGGGGGCTGTCGGCGGCGATGTTGTACCAAAACTTCGGCAGGTCGGATTCGTTCAGGATAAAGCGGGTCTGGTCGGACATGGAAAACTCCTTGTTTTAGAGAATAGAGAGCAGAGAGCAGTGGATACTGCGCCCGCGGGGAAGCTTCGCGATATTGCGCAAGAGTTGTAGATGAAAGAGAATCATCTTTCTGCTTTTATCCACGTTCTTCAAGGCGGGTGGAAGGTGACGGGGTGCATCGCAAGGCCTCCTACGGGATGAATACCGGCGCGGACAGCGTTTCCGCGTCGTCGGCCTGCCGCTCTCTGAGGGTCTCGCTGGCGGGCAGGGACTTGTCCTCCAGCGCGGCGGTCTCGACGGCCTGGATATTGGCGGTGGGTTCAGTTTGCGCGTTCATGGTTTCTCCTTTTGGGCGATTGAAATCGCCTCGACAAGTACGAAGTCCACCTTCGTGGACTGGTTAAACAAAAACGTCCATCCCAATCATGGGACGGACGTGGAATCCGTGGTGCCACCCAGGTTAGGCTGGACATTGGCTATTTAACGAAAATTCCCGTTGTGATGCAACGGGATGCCAGCCTCACTCTTTTCAAGCACGTCACTGTTCATTGTCACTGATTACTGGTGACTGAAAACTGAACACTGATTATGCCCTAGCCCTGTAACGGGGGCAGCCCGGCGCGGGATACTTTCCGAAGAGTTCGCCCTGCAACTCGGAGGTCCATTCGGCGCTGTCGTCTCGGGCAGGGCTTTCACCAACCGCCTGCTCTCTGGAACCGTCGTCCAACGCGTACTCGTCCTCGTCAATGTTTTTGTTGGGCGGAATTATACGCGGGATGGGGAGGATGTCAATCCTTTTTTGCCACGGATTACACGGATTTCACAGATTGGCGGCACTGACTCACCATATCGAAATCGCTTGCTTTGAAGGGGAAGTTTCTGTATACTGAAAGCAAGACCCCATCCCCAACCCTTCCCCCAACGGGGAAGGGAGTCCAACGAGGGACACCATGACCGCTCCTGCTGTTTTCATCAGTTACAGTCAAGACTCGGACGAAATTTAGAGGAGGCAAAATGGATTGGCTACAAGTTTTTGTAAACCTGATAGTGACAGGTATACTTCTTTATGTCTTTCAAAGAGTCATCGACGAAAGATCCGAAAAACGGCTGGAGCAATTCAGATCAGAGTTGAGGACACTTGCCCATGAACAGGATACAAAATTTTCAAAATTACATGAAGTCCGTTCTGATGTTATTGCAAATCTTTATAAGAGACTTGTAGAGGTGCGCAAAAAATTAATTTCGCTAAAAAATGTTTTATCTTCAAAAGAATTCGAACAATCCGAATGCAAGAAAAAAATCTCTGATTTTTACCTTGCGACAAATCAATTTATTGACTATTTTGGGGACAACGAAATATATTTGCCTAAGCACCTTGTTGATGACATCACGCAATTACGGGCGAAATCTTTGCAGGTCCGTGCAATAGGTATTCTTACTTTAGATCCTAGGTATCCCAGTGAATTATCAACGCCAATCTATCATTCCGAAGAGGAACGAAAAGAAGATTTGGCCAAAATTTCCGAAATTCTCCTTGGAGTTGATCCACTAATTTCAAAGCTAGCGGAGGAATTTCGCAGTGTCATTGGGAGTTGAAACAGGTATCAACGATAGATAGCATGGAGGAAACCTTAAACACAAAGTCCACGAAGTCACTCAAAGGTTTGTTGCGTGGCGCAACGTGCCGCCTTCCCCTCGACCATCGCTCGTGATGATCGAAAGCGAAGAACCACACCCCTCACTCAACCCACCTTCGTTGTCTTTGTGCCCCTTCGTGTTTAAAAAGAATTATCCGTGAAATCCGTCCAATCCGCGTAATCCGTGTACCGCATTCCCCCCATGATAAAATACCCCCATGCTCCCCTCCCTCGAAAAACTCCGCAAATTCTTCCGTCTCGAACACGAGAACGGCTACAACAACACCGCCATCATTGGCGGACTCGTCAAGATCCTCGACTTTTGGGAAAGTGAAGCCCGCGCCGAGAGCGTGGACGAGGCCGTCGTCCAGGCGGTGACCCAGCGGCTGAAAGGCTACGAAGCGCTGACTCCCCAGGGCCGCGCCGACTCGCTCAAGGGACTGTGGAAACGTCTCGGCGAGAGTTATCCCGAAGCCACGCAAAAACCGCAAGTCCAGCCGCGTCCGCAGCAGAGACCGAGGCCGCCGCAGGAACCGCGTCCGCAACCGCCCGCGCCGAAAGTCGAAAGCGACGAAATGCCGAAGTGGTTGGAGCCAGAGACCAAGCCCGCGCCGCCGCGCGAAAAAGCCGAAGCGCCGCGCCCGCCTCAGTCGCGCGCGCCCGCTCCCAGTCAGGGAAGAAGCGACACCGCGCCAGGCGGCAAGACGTCCGCCACGCCCGCCGCGCTCGGCGCGCAACTCACCGTCCTCCAGGGAGTCGGACCTCGTCACGCGCAGACCCTCGGTCAACTCGGCATGGTCACGCTCGGCGACATGCTCTATTATTTCCCGCGTCGCTACGAAGATTACAGCCAGCTCAAACCCATCAAAAATTTGTGGGTCAACGAAATCGTCACCGTCATCGGCGCGGTGCAATCGGTGGGGACGCGCCCCGTCAAAGGCGGCAAACTGCAACTCACCGAAGCCGTCATCACCGACGGCACGGGCGCGCTGCGACTCACGTGGTTCAACCAACCCTGGATCGCCAACCGCATGAAGGTGGGCGACAACATCGCCGCCTCGGGAAAACTCACGCAAGCCCTGGGACGCCTCGTGATGACCAACCCCGACTTCGAGCCCGTGGAAGCCGAGCACCTGCACACCAATCGCATCGTGCCGATTTATCCGCTCACACAGCGCATCACGCAAAAATGGCTGCGCGGACTGATGAACCAGGTGGTGACGTATTGGGCGCCCGCGCTCGTGGATCACCTGCCCGATTCGATTCGGACGTCGGCTGGACTCTCCGCCCTCGGCCGCGCGGTCGCCCAAGCCCACTTTCCCGATTCGCAAGCCGACTTAAAGCGGGCGCGTGAACGACTGGCCTTCGACGAAATTTTCTTCTTGCAGATGGGCGTGCTTTCGCAGAAACGCGACTGGCAAGCCGCCACCGCCCGCCGCTTCGAAATCTCTGACGAGCAGCTGGGCGCGCGTTTAAGCAGCCTTCCCTTCACCC harbors:
- a CDS encoding DNA helicase RecG, which produces MLPSLEKLRKFFRLEHENGYNNTAIIGGLVKILDFWESEARAESVDEAVVQAVTQRLKGYEALTPQGRADSLKGLWKRLGESYPEATQKPQVQPRPQQRPRPPQEPRPQPPAPKVESDEMPKWLEPETKPAPPREKAEAPRPPQSRAPAPSQGRSDTAPGGKTSATPAALGAQLTVLQGVGPRHAQTLGQLGMVTLGDMLYYFPRRYEDYSQLKPIKNLWVNEIVTVIGAVQSVGTRPVKGGKLQLTEAVITDGTGALRLTWFNQPWIANRMKVGDNIAASGKLTQALGRLVMTNPDFEPVEAEHLHTNRIVPIYPLTQRITQKWLRGLMNQVVTYWAPALVDHLPDSIRTSAGLSALGRAVAQAHFPDSQADLKRARERLAFDEIFFLQMGVLSQKRDWQAATARRFEISDEQLGARLSSLPFTLTSAQTRALDEIRRDLNAGRPMNRLLQGDVGSGKTVVAALAAAIVNQSGAQAAIMAPTSILAEQHFRNFTNLLNGTNVRLLVGDTPESEKAEIREGLANGSIKVVVGTHALIEDPVTFQDLQLAVIDEQHRFGVEQRAALRNKGTTPHLLVMTATPIPRSLALTLYGDLDLSVMDEMPAGRQPIETYVLRPQELERAFSLIRSQIKDGRQAFIIYPLVEESEKMDNLKAATEEHEKLQKEIFPELKLGLLHGRMKPDEKDRVMADFRDKKYDILVSTTVVEVGVDVPNATVMLVEGANHFGLAQLHQLRGRVGRGAAQSYCLLVPDHEDAVENERLQAMAETNDGFVLADRDLQQRGPGEFLGTRQAGFASTLKMASITDIPLIEKARNQAQMLFEKDPNLEMPEHKLLAEALGRFWGKGTGDVS
- a CDS encoding TrpB-like pyridoxal phosphate-dependent enzyme; this encodes MSDQTRFILNESDLPKFWYNIAADSPLAPTPVLHPGTLEPVTPDFLSVLFPMDLILQEISTERYIQIPDEVREIYKLYRPTPLIRARRLEKALGTPAHIYYKYEGASPSGSHKSNTATAQAFYNKIAGTKALTTETGAGQWGSALAMACQMFGLDLEVYMVKVSYQQKPYRRILMETFGAQVFASPTDRTNYGRSVLDADPGSPGSLGIAISEAVEVAAASNGAKKYSLGSVLNHVLTHQSVIGEESLKQMDMAGEYPDVVIGCVGGGSNFAGIAYPFLRENLKNGQRARLLAVEPTATPSLTKGAYTFDYGDTAKMAPVVKMHTLGHSFVPPGIHAGGLRYHGMAPSLSAFCDAGLVDAVAVPQVATFEAAIQFARSEGIVPAPESAHAIRAAIDEALDAKARGETRVILFNLSGHGNFDLAAYEKYLQGELEDYEYPAEAAEEALARLPRVTIPA
- a CDS encoding oligopeptide ABC transporter substrate-binding protein yields the protein MSASKIWIGIVICILTFSLPGCQAGNHPPAGGGAADQSAVVIVVAEEPPSFNPVITDAGYDSLVMELVMLGLTDIDAQGNVFPELAAELPTEENGGVTIDPEAGTMDVTWKMRQDVKWSDGTPVTADDALFTLAAIQDPDTGTWIPGVDYIDSVDKVDDYAFTIHYNGIFPGYLTQLGGEQVVVWPAHYCDASQGFSAWDCSREPLSNGPYILKDWMAGDHLTFVRNENYYVKGKPAIDRVIVRVVPDREVRKTMLLKGDADLDMWTTEPVIEDLKDAPNVKVSISPENRWVMRIFFNLAAKGTTDPAASPHPILSDLRVRRAIRMAIDVDAISKEFYFGYAQPVWTEFFRPPYACNNIPRPVFDPAAAAALLEAAGWTDTDGDGVRECHGCKTAEEGYKMEMEFITYSEFGEALELTQQLIAEMLGRIGVKLNLSVVEGSVLWAATADGGIEQSGNFDMDIWDDGYTGLDPAEYLQSYYSAGAAVPDMGYNYGRWVNADFEALLDETSTLDQSARQEVFCKMATLLDEELPELLLFTVVNADAHSARLLGVQTSANDLVTWNAADWTLTK
- a CDS encoding dipeptide/oligopeptide/nickel ABC transporter permease, giving the protein MTAYIARRLTQTIGLLFLLSVVFFALVNLAPGGPLAGQGQSRHVRPEKIAILKRQLGLDKPLPTQYLIWLAGNDWMKVDADGDGLLESYGTRRGILRGDFGFSFRSRQPVLAEIAQKLPNTIYLMSVTLLTALLIAVPIGILSAIRQYSSFDIAATTFSFAGQAIPEFWLGLILIIVFYGWLKNPFTGEPLLPAGGMMSIHAQGLALGDRLAHLVLPVATGALGWIAWYSRFLRSSMLDVMHKDYLRAARAKGASERLVVFKHALRNALIPLVTILALDAPYIFSGAVFVEFLFAWPGMGRLYYQAALNRDYPILLAVLIIGAALIILSNLLADILYALLDPRVRYE
- a CDS encoding peptide ABC transporter permease, translated to MKETASPVQNEAAPPASAGQAVWKRFRRHPGAIGGSVVLGLLILLALLAPLSPYSATASNTPEKYQPPSWSHPMGTDAMGRDLLTRVLYGGRISLMVGLLVVCISLAIGVPIGAIAGYYGGWLDNVLMRLTDAFLSLPSFLVLILLSAILRETNAPLLERNSVFTISLVIGVFGWMTFARLVRAAFLTLRELDFVSAVRALGGSDRWIIIRHILPNAIGPIIVEATLDLGYAIIQESGLSFLGFGIQQPTPSWGNLLDNAQEHFTKYPWLGIFPGLMIFLAIISVNYIGDGLRDAYDPYKMLDLVGER